A single Hippopotamus amphibius kiboko isolate mHipAmp2 chromosome 5, mHipAmp2.hap2, whole genome shotgun sequence DNA region contains:
- the BLOC1S2 gene encoding biogenesis of lysosome-related organelles complex 1 subunit 2 isoform X2: MAAAAAAVEDDAAVETAEEAKEPAEADITELCRDMFSKMATYLTGELTATSEDYKLLENMNKLTSLKYLEMKDIAINISRNLKDLNQKYAGLQPYLDQINVIEEQVAALEQAAYKLDAYSKKLEAKYKKLEKR; this comes from the exons atggcggcggcggcggcggcggtcgAGG ATGATGCCGCCGTGGAGACAGCTGAGGAAGCAAAGGAGCCCGCAGAGGCTGACATCACTGAGCTCTGCCGGGACATGTTCTCCAAAATGGCAACTTACCTGACTGGGGAACTGACGG cCACAAGTGAAGACTATAAGCTtctggaaaatatgaataaactaaCCAGCCTGAAGTATCTTGAAATGAAAGATATTGCTATAAACATTAGTAGAAACTTAAAGGACTTAAATCAGAAGT atgctGGACTGCAGCCTTATCTGGATCAGATCAACGTAATTGAGGAGCAGGTAGCAGCTCTCGAGCAGGCAGCCTACAAGTTGGATGCGTATTCAAAAAAACTGG AAGCCAAATACAAGAAGCTGGAGAAGCGATGA
- the BLOC1S2 gene encoding biogenesis of lysosome-related organelles complex 1 subunit 2 isoform X1 codes for MRRHPRTGSSEGPGMAAAAAAVEGVPTTHREEPVRDDAAVETAEEAKEPAEADITELCRDMFSKMATYLTGELTATSEDYKLLENMNKLTSLKYLEMKDIAINISRNLKDLNQKYAGLQPYLDQINVIEEQVAALEQAAYKLDAYSKKLEAKYKKLEKR; via the exons ATGCGCAGGCATCCCAGAACCGGAAGCAGCGAGGGGCCGGgcatggcggcggcggcggcggcggtcgAGGGTGTGCCTACGACCCACCGCGAGGAGCCCGTTCGAG ATGATGCCGCCGTGGAGACAGCTGAGGAAGCAAAGGAGCCCGCAGAGGCTGACATCACTGAGCTCTGCCGGGACATGTTCTCCAAAATGGCAACTTACCTGACTGGGGAACTGACGG cCACAAGTGAAGACTATAAGCTtctggaaaatatgaataaactaaCCAGCCTGAAGTATCTTGAAATGAAAGATATTGCTATAAACATTAGTAGAAACTTAAAGGACTTAAATCAGAAGT atgctGGACTGCAGCCTTATCTGGATCAGATCAACGTAATTGAGGAGCAGGTAGCAGCTCTCGAGCAGGCAGCCTACAAGTTGGATGCGTATTCAAAAAAACTGG AAGCCAAATACAAGAAGCTGGAGAAGCGATGA